A portion of the Faecalibacterium sp. I3-3-89 genome contains these proteins:
- the dnaB gene encoding replicative DNA helicase, whose amino-acid sequence MPNERHYNELNLESVGINLPYNMQAEQSVLGAVLLKPETLTDLVEIIRPEMFYTRQNAQIYSEMLRLFTSDQTIDFVTLLDAVISDGVFPSADEAKVYLTGLAETVPSISNVKAYAQIVQEKYLVRQLMGVAKDILQDAGDEPDADLLLENAEQRIYEIRSGRDSSALTPLSSSMVETLTNLQKISGPDADKYKGIPTGFRLLDTVLTGLGRGDLIILAARPGMGKTSFALNIATRVAMQQKVPVAIFSLEMTKEQLTNRILSAEAGIDSQAFRTGALRAEDWEYLALATEKLHDAPIYMDDTSGITITEMKAKIRRVNQDPARPNVGLIVIDYLQLMTSGQRSENRVQEISSITRNLKIMAKEMNVPIIALSQLSRAVEKQGNNSSHRPQLSDLRDSGSIEQDADCVLFLYRDSYYASQNPDGAEVDADTAECIVAKNRHGETSTVPLGWDGAHTRFMDVDFKR is encoded by the coding sequence ATGCCGAACGAACGACATTACAACGAACTCAACCTCGAGAGCGTGGGCATCAACCTGCCCTATAATATGCAGGCAGAGCAGAGCGTGCTGGGCGCAGTGCTGCTCAAGCCGGAGACCCTGACCGACCTGGTGGAGATCATCCGGCCCGAGATGTTCTATACCCGCCAGAACGCGCAGATCTACTCCGAGATGCTGCGGCTCTTTACCAGCGACCAGACCATCGACTTCGTGACCCTGCTGGACGCCGTCATTTCAGACGGCGTCTTCCCCAGCGCCGACGAGGCGAAGGTCTACCTGACCGGTCTGGCCGAGACAGTGCCCAGCATCTCCAACGTCAAGGCCTACGCCCAGATCGTGCAGGAAAAGTATCTGGTGCGCCAGCTCATGGGGGTGGCGAAGGACATCTTACAGGACGCCGGGGACGAGCCGGACGCCGACCTCCTGCTGGAAAACGCCGAGCAGCGCATCTATGAGATACGCTCAGGCCGGGATTCCAGTGCATTGACGCCCCTTTCTTCCAGCATGGTGGAGACGCTGACCAATCTTCAGAAGATCAGCGGCCCCGACGCCGACAAGTACAAGGGCATCCCTACCGGCTTCCGCCTGCTGGATACCGTCCTCACCGGCCTCGGCCGCGGCGACCTCATCATCCTCGCCGCCCGCCCCGGCATGGGTAAGACCAGCTTTGCGCTGAACATCGCTACCCGCGTCGCCATGCAGCAGAAGGTGCCGGTGGCTATCTTCAGCCTCGAAATGACCAAGGAGCAGCTGACCAACCGCATCCTATCGGCGGAGGCGGGCATCGACAGTCAGGCCTTCCGCACCGGCGCGCTCCGGGCTGAGGACTGGGAGTATCTGGCCCTCGCCACCGAAAAGCTCCACGACGCCCCCATCTATATGGATGATACCTCGGGCATCACCATCACCGAGATGAAGGCGAAGATCCGCCGGGTCAATCAGGACCCCGCCCGCCCCAACGTGGGACTCATCGTCATCGACTACCTGCAGCTGATGACCAGCGGCCAGCGCAGCGAGAACCGCGTGCAGGAGATCAGCTCCATCACCCGAAACCTCAAGATCATGGCCAAAGAGATGAACGTCCCCATCATCGCCCTGAGTCAGCTGTCCCGTGCCGTGGAAAAGCAGGGCAACAACTCCAGCCACCGCCCCCAACTGTCCGACCTGCGTGACTCTGGCTCCATCGAGCAGGACGCCGACTGCGTCCTCTTCCTCTACCGCGACTCCTACTACGCCAGCCAGAACCCCGACGGCGCGGAGGTGGATGCCGACACCGCCGAGTGCATCGTGGCAAAGAACCGTCATGGCGAGACCAGCACGGTGCCGCTGGGCTGGGATGGCGCCCACACCCGGTTCATGGATGTGGACTTCAAGCGCTGA
- the rplI gene encoding 50S ribosomal protein L9 yields MKVILKQDVKGIGKKDEIHEVSDGYARNFLFPRKLAAVADASAVNIARGKEAAADFHEAENVAAAQAVAAKLEGKTVVIKAKGGASGRLHGKVTGKEVAEALAQLAGSPIDKKKIELETKDIKDAGVFNGKVRLYVGVTASFKIQVEVEQA; encoded by the coding sequence ATGAAAGTGATTCTGAAGCAGGACGTCAAGGGCATCGGCAAGAAGGACGAGATCCACGAGGTCTCCGACGGCTACGCCCGCAACTTTCTGTTCCCGCGCAAGCTGGCCGCTGTGGCCGACGCCAGCGCGGTGAATATCGCCCGGGGCAAGGAGGCCGCCGCAGACTTCCACGAGGCAGAGAATGTGGCCGCTGCACAGGCTGTGGCCGCAAAGCTCGAGGGCAAGACGGTGGTCATCAAGGCCAAGGGCGGCGCATCCGGCCGTCTGCACGGCAAAGTCACCGGCAAGGAAGTGGCTGAGGCTCTGGCCCAGCTGGCCGGTTCGCCCATCGACAAGAAGAAGATCGAGCTGGAGACCAAGGACATCAAGGACGCGGGCGTCTTCAACGGCAAGGTCCGCCTTTATGTCGGTGTCACCGCTTCCTTTAAAATTCAGGTCGAAGTGGAGCAGGCCTGA
- the glf gene encoding UDP-galactopyranose mutase has translation MKQYDYLIVGAGLYGAVFAHEAKKAGKRCLVLDKRGHIAGNIYTEPVEGINVHRYGAHIFHTNNKAVWQYVNQFAEFNRYTNSPVANYHGEIYNLPFNMNTFNKMWGVVTPAEAKAKIEAQRAEAGITEPKNLEEQAISLVGTDIYEKLIKGYTGKQWGRPCTELPAFIIKRLPVRFTYDDNYFNALYQGIPNGGYTAMVEKMLDGVEVRLGVDYLAGKAELDKLADKVVYTGPVDAYFGYRLGALQYRSVRFETETLDTDNYQGNAVVNYTDAETPYTRIIEHKHFEFGTQPKTVISREYSAEWKPGDEPYYPVNDDKNGALYAEYKKLADAEPGVLFGGRLGEYKYYDMDKVIEVALDVVGKELA, from the coding sequence ATGAAACAGTACGATTATCTCATCGTCGGCGCCGGCCTGTACGGCGCAGTGTTCGCCCACGAGGCCAAGAAGGCGGGCAAGCGCTGCCTCGTCCTCGACAAGCGCGGCCACATCGCGGGCAACATCTACACCGAGCCGGTGGAGGGCATCAACGTCCACCGCTATGGTGCCCACATCTTCCACACCAACAACAAGGCCGTGTGGCAGTATGTGAACCAGTTCGCGGAGTTCAACCGCTACACCAACAGCCCTGTGGCCAACTACCACGGCGAGATCTACAACCTGCCCTTCAATATGAACACCTTCAACAAGATGTGGGGCGTCGTGACCCCCGCCGAGGCGAAGGCGAAGATCGAGGCCCAGCGCGCCGAGGCCGGCATCACCGAGCCGAAGAACCTCGAAGAGCAGGCCATCAGCCTCGTGGGTACCGACATCTACGAAAAGCTCATCAAGGGCTACACCGGCAAGCAGTGGGGCCGCCCCTGCACCGAGCTGCCCGCCTTTATCATCAAGCGTCTGCCCGTCCGCTTTACCTACGACGACAACTACTTCAACGCCCTGTATCAGGGCATCCCCAACGGCGGCTACACCGCCATGGTGGAGAAGATGCTGGACGGCGTGGAGGTGCGTCTGGGCGTGGATTATCTGGCCGGGAAGGCAGAGCTGGACAAGCTGGCCGACAAGGTGGTCTACACCGGCCCGGTGGATGCCTACTTCGGCTACCGGCTGGGTGCGCTGCAGTACCGCAGCGTCCGCTTCGAGACCGAGACGCTGGACACCGACAACTATCAGGGCAACGCCGTCGTGAACTACACCGACGCCGAGACCCCCTACACCCGCATCATCGAGCACAAGCATTTTGAGTTCGGCACCCAGCCCAAGACCGTCATCAGCCGGGAGTACAGCGCCGAGTGGAAGCCCGGCGACGAGCCGTATTACCCGGTGAATGATGATAAAAATGGCGCTTTGTACGCTGAGTATAAGAAGCTGGCCGATGCCGAGCCGGGCGTCCTCTTCGGCGGACGTCTGGGCGAGTATAAGTACTACGATATGGATAAGGTCATCGAGGTGGCCTTGGATGTCGTGGGCAAAGAGCTGGCATAA
- a CDS encoding DHH family phosphoesterase, with the protein MKQKPRWTLEMLTAALAVLCALLVLVLLVQRPAIWPLLAVLVVLWGVLFVLFRCRLRSWVARWVCGGSFEKSKTQFSLEPLSQPAALLSGETVLWYNAEFRTRLMKGESLLTPRVQKVLPGLDLQESRTAGGQLLNLADGAWSVHSSTVPGEAESMTLLVLNEETALRKVEAEYKASRPGYLVFLVDGYDDVFSDMLDSERARLLEGINRVLEDMIGRGTGFLRRVASGRYIAVVEERQLEQFAKRGYDVLDKIRALDPSVNLSISIGIGRGAKTLREAQDMAVQALDMAQGRGGDQAAEMTPDGFTFYGGVSHGVEKRSKVRSRIVADQLVKLIKEADHVVIMGHRMSDLDAIGAAEGVLRICKICDVPAVIAVRRDATLAGSLINALVAAGQEDDFIDPKGALPIISQKTLCIIVDTYQLGLVESREILEKCGKVAVIDHHRKGVGFIENADLVCHEPYASSASELVTEFLQYVGDRDDKPNRIEAEGLLSGIMLDTRDFTLHTGVRTFEAAAALRRYGAETERVRQLFDVSMVEYTTKAMLVSEAQMYRGCAITVSGEVAPEARVAIAQAANDLLTIQNVEASFVAVQVGGGVNISARSLGAVNVQVIMEALGGGGHQTMAAAQLKHITPEAARSRIQTAIDQYREAQKKSGPESEPEQKKKDKQ; encoded by the coding sequence ATGAAACAAAAACCAAGGTGGACTCTTGAAATGCTGACCGCTGCGCTGGCAGTGCTCTGCGCCCTTCTGGTGCTGGTGCTGCTGGTACAGCGCCCGGCCATCTGGCCGCTGCTGGCTGTGCTGGTGGTGCTGTGGGGCGTCCTGTTCGTCCTGTTCCGCTGCCGGCTGCGCAGCTGGGTGGCCCGCTGGGTGTGCGGCGGCAGCTTTGAAAAATCCAAGACCCAGTTCAGCCTCGAGCCGCTGAGCCAGCCCGCCGCCCTCCTGTCGGGGGAGACGGTGCTGTGGTACAACGCCGAGTTCCGCACCCGCCTGATGAAGGGAGAGTCCCTTCTGACCCCTCGGGTGCAGAAGGTGCTGCCCGGCCTCGACCTACAGGAATCCCGGACGGCGGGCGGCCAGCTGCTGAATCTGGCCGACGGGGCGTGGAGCGTCCACAGCTCCACGGTCCCCGGCGAGGCGGAGAGCATGACCCTCCTCGTACTGAACGAGGAGACAGCCCTGCGGAAGGTGGAGGCCGAGTACAAGGCCAGCCGCCCGGGCTATCTGGTCTTTCTCGTGGACGGCTACGACGATGTGTTCAGCGATATGCTGGACAGCGAGCGCGCCCGCCTGCTGGAGGGCATCAACCGGGTGCTGGAGGATATGATTGGCCGGGGCACCGGCTTTCTGCGCCGGGTGGCCAGCGGCCGCTATATCGCCGTGGTGGAGGAGCGCCAGCTGGAGCAGTTTGCCAAGCGGGGCTATGACGTGCTGGACAAGATCCGCGCCCTTGACCCCAGCGTGAACCTTTCCATCTCCATCGGCATCGGACGCGGGGCCAAGACCCTGCGGGAGGCGCAGGATATGGCCGTGCAGGCGCTGGACATGGCGCAGGGGCGCGGCGGCGATCAGGCTGCGGAGATGACTCCGGACGGCTTTACTTTCTACGGCGGCGTCAGCCATGGCGTGGAGAAGCGCAGCAAGGTGCGCAGCCGCATCGTGGCCGACCAGCTGGTCAAGCTCATCAAGGAGGCCGACCATGTGGTCATCATGGGCCACCGGATGAGCGACCTTGACGCCATCGGCGCGGCGGAGGGCGTGCTGCGCATCTGCAAGATCTGCGATGTGCCGGCTGTTATCGCCGTGCGCCGGGATGCCACCCTCGCCGGGAGCCTCATCAACGCCCTCGTCGCGGCAGGGCAGGAGGACGATTTCATCGACCCCAAGGGCGCGCTGCCCATCATCTCCCAGAAAACGCTCTGCATCATCGTGGATACATACCAGCTGGGGCTGGTGGAGAGCCGCGAAATTTTGGAAAAATGCGGCAAGGTGGCCGTCATCGACCACCACCGCAAGGGCGTCGGCTTCATCGAGAACGCCGACCTCGTCTGTCACGAGCCGTATGCCTCCTCGGCCAGTGAGCTTGTCACCGAGTTCTTGCAGTATGTGGGCGACCGGGACGACAAGCCCAACCGCATCGAGGCCGAGGGTCTGCTTTCCGGCATCATGCTGGACACCCGGGACTTCACCCTCCACACCGGCGTGCGCACCTTCGAGGCTGCGGCGGCCCTCCGCCGCTACGGCGCGGAGACCGAGCGGGTGCGCCAGCTCTTTGACGTGAGCATGGTGGAGTACACCACCAAGGCCATGCTGGTATCGGAAGCCCAGATGTACCGGGGCTGCGCTATCACCGTCAGCGGTGAGGTGGCCCCCGAGGCCCGCGTGGCCATCGCGCAGGCCGCCAACGACCTGCTGACCATCCAGAACGTGGAGGCCAGCTTCGTGGCCGTGCAGGTGGGCGGCGGCGTCAACATCTCGGCCCGGAGCCTCGGCGCGGTGAACGTGCAGGTCATCATGGAGGCTCTGGGCGGCGGCGGACATCAGACCATGGCTGCGGCCCAGCTCAAGCATATCACCCCGGAGGCGGCCCGCAGCCGCATCCAGACGGCCATCGACCAGTACCGGGAGGCGCAAAAGAAGAGCGGCCCCGAGTCGGAGCCGGAACAGAAGAAAAAGGACAAACAGTGA
- a CDS encoding ribonuclease J produces the protein MAQTKEQNHAPAPAQANASGEKRPRTSRRPHYTRRPPPPAAQPKEAATPIHIYPLGGLGEVGKNMTVYECCGDMIIVDCGLVFPDSDMFGVDMVIPDMTFVVQNKDKIKGLLITHGHEDHIGSIPYLLQKFDLPIYGTRLTCGLIRNKLEEFGLAGKTKFVEITPKQKIKLGCFTVEPIHVNHSIPDAVAFAIDSPAGTIIQTGDFKIDYTPLACGPTDLATLSDYGQKGVLALLSDSTNAEKPGFTATEQKVAASVRNLFARAQNKRIIIASFASNIYRVQQIIDLAVEDGRKVAFSGRSMVNNTAMAQELGYMHIPEGTLISIDEINQYPPEQVVLVTTGSQGEPLSALSRMASCSHRQVRVGPGDFIIISAKPIPGNEKSVTKIVNGLLLLGAEVIYEGMYDVHVSGHACQEEQKLMLTLTKPKYFLPVHGEYKQLKKHAITAASLGIPTSNILIAENGSNIILSQDEMKLGEPVTAGAVMVDGLGVGDVGNVVLRDRKHLSEDGLVIIVATVDSKTGKVLAGPDLVSRGFVYVRENESLMDGAQSIVETALDRCVEEHVRDWNSVKTRVREALSSYIYRRTKRSPMILPILMEV, from the coding sequence ATGGCACAGACAAAAGAACAGAATCACGCACCCGCCCCGGCTCAGGCCAATGCGTCCGGCGAAAAGCGGCCCCGCACTTCCCGCCGGCCCCACTACACCCGTCGGCCCCCGCCCCCAGCAGCCCAGCCCAAGGAGGCTGCAACGCCCATCCATATCTATCCGCTGGGCGGCCTCGGCGAGGTGGGCAAGAATATGACGGTCTACGAGTGCTGTGGTGACATGATCATCGTGGACTGCGGCCTTGTTTTCCCCGACAGCGATATGTTCGGCGTCGATATGGTCATCCCCGACATGACCTTCGTGGTGCAGAACAAGGATAAGATCAAGGGTCTGCTCATCACCCACGGCCACGAGGATCACATCGGCAGCATCCCCTACCTGCTGCAGAAGTTCGACCTGCCCATCTACGGTACCCGCCTGACCTGCGGCCTCATCCGCAACAAGCTGGAGGAATTCGGCCTTGCGGGCAAGACCAAGTTCGTGGAGATCACCCCCAAGCAGAAGATCAAACTGGGCTGCTTTACGGTGGAGCCGATCCATGTGAACCACTCCATCCCGGACGCCGTGGCCTTCGCCATCGACAGCCCGGCGGGCACCATCATCCAGACCGGCGACTTCAAGATCGATTACACCCCGCTGGCCTGCGGCCCCACCGACCTTGCCACCCTGTCCGATTACGGCCAGAAGGGCGTTCTGGCCCTGCTGAGCGACTCTACCAACGCCGAGAAGCCCGGCTTTACCGCCACCGAGCAGAAGGTGGCCGCCAGCGTCCGCAATCTCTTTGCCCGGGCGCAGAACAAGCGCATCATCATCGCCTCCTTTGCGTCGAACATCTACCGCGTCCAGCAGATCATCGACCTCGCCGTGGAGGATGGCCGCAAGGTGGCCTTCAGCGGCCGCAGCATGGTCAACAACACGGCCATGGCGCAGGAGCTGGGCTATATGCACATCCCGGAGGGCACCCTCATCAGCATCGACGAGATCAATCAGTATCCGCCCGAGCAGGTGGTGCTGGTGACCACCGGCAGTCAGGGCGAGCCTTTGAGCGCGCTGAGCCGCATGGCTTCCTGCAGCCACCGTCAGGTGCGGGTCGGCCCCGGCGACTTCATCATCATCTCGGCCAAGCCCATCCCCGGCAACGAGAAGAGCGTGACCAAGATCGTCAACGGCCTGCTCTTGCTGGGCGCTGAGGTCATCTACGAGGGGATGTACGATGTCCACGTCTCCGGCCACGCCTGTCAGGAGGAGCAGAAGCTGATGCTCACCCTGACCAAGCCCAAGTATTTCCTGCCCGTCCACGGTGAATACAAGCAGCTGAAGAAGCACGCCATCACGGCGGCCAGCCTCGGCATCCCCACCAGCAACATCCTCATCGCCGAGAACGGCTCCAACATTATCCTCAGTCAGGACGAGATGAAGCTGGGCGAGCCGGTGACGGCGGGCGCTGTCATGGTGGACGGCCTCGGCGTGGGCGATGTGGGCAATGTCGTCCTGCGGGACCGCAAGCATCTGTCCGAGGATGGCCTCGTCATCATCGTGGCCACCGTGGACAGCAAGACCGGCAAGGTGCTGGCCGGCCCCGACCTTGTGAGCCGTGGCTTCGTCTATGTGCGGGAGAACGAGAGCCTGATGGACGGTGCCCAGAGCATCGTGGAGACGGCCCTCGACCGCTGCGTGGAGGAGCACGTCCGCGACTGGAACAGCGTCAAGACCCGCGTGCGCGAGGCCCTGAGCAGCTATATCTACCGCCGCACCAAGCGCAGCCCCATGATCCTCCCCATCCTGATGGAGGTCTGA
- the rnhA gene encoding ribonuclease HI, with protein MKQVEVYTDGACSGNPGPGGWGAVLRYRFNGKVYEKELSGGDASTTNNRMELTAFIEALRQLKEPCEVRLCSDSQYVINGLEKGWAKGWKRRGWKKSDGSPALNPDLWEQALEQEARHKLTYVWVKGHAGHPENERCDQLAVAQSQAHGGRQGR; from the coding sequence ATGAAACAGGTTGAAGTTTACACCGACGGCGCGTGCAGCGGCAATCCCGGCCCCGGCGGCTGGGGCGCAGTGCTGCGCTACCGCTTTAACGGCAAGGTCTACGAGAAGGAGCTGAGCGGCGGAGACGCCTCCACCACCAACAACCGGATGGAGCTGACGGCCTTCATCGAGGCCCTGCGCCAGCTCAAGGAGCCTTGCGAAGTCCGCCTGTGCTCCGACAGCCAGTACGTCATCAACGGACTGGAAAAGGGCTGGGCCAAGGGCTGGAAGCGCCGGGGCTGGAAAAAATCCGACGGCTCCCCCGCCCTGAACCCCGACCTCTGGGAACAGGCGCTGGAGCAGGAGGCACGTCACAAGCTCACCTACGTCTGGGTCAAGGGCCACGCAGGCCACCCGGAGAACGAACGCTGCGACCAGCTTGCGGTCGCCCAGAGCCAGGCACATGGCGGGAGACAGGGACGATGA
- the mgsA gene encoding methylglyoxal synthase encodes MTIALIAHDSKKELMVQFCTAYCRILSQHKLVATGTTGKMIAEATGLQVQRFLAGVQGGDQQIASRIACNEVDLLLFFRDPINAKPSEPNEMTLLRLCDVHNIPLATNIATAEVLIHGLERGDLDWRDIVHPQN; translated from the coding sequence ATGACGATTGCACTGATTGCGCATGACTCCAAAAAAGAGCTGATGGTACAGTTCTGTACGGCGTACTGCCGGATTTTGAGCCAGCATAAATTGGTGGCAACCGGTACGACCGGCAAGATGATCGCCGAAGCCACCGGCCTGCAGGTGCAGCGCTTTCTGGCGGGCGTACAGGGCGGTGATCAGCAGATCGCGTCCCGCATCGCCTGCAATGAGGTCGATCTGCTGCTATTCTTCCGCGACCCCATCAACGCAAAGCCCAGCGAGCCGAACGAGATGACCCTGCTGCGTCTGTGTGATGTGCACAATATCCCGCTGGCCACTAACATCGCCACTGCGGAAGTCCTCATCCACGGCCTTGAGCGCGGCGACCTCGACTGGCGCGACATCGTGCATCCCCAGAACTGA
- a CDS encoding peptidoglycan D,D-transpeptidase FtsI family protein: protein MNQDEHKIMVRRMAALIAVASVLIAVYVLRLIFLQLVNGESFKAQATNTTDYNFTVTAARGDIVDSAGRRIAASTTSYNVVLSKLLMGDEDLDTMLQKVVDLLEAHGESWNDSLLIGEPDAAGHYSFTAQADSTSDQKALAAMKDSLGLQQYATADDVMEKLVEDYKLENYSLHWQRVLGGIHYEMQQQAFSNINNFVMSENVSETTVATIKENSLTLPGVEIVETSTRSYDEGDIIPHVLGRVGKITAEKWKVTDENGQTTYPLREKGYNMNDMIGVSGLEAVYEDELRGRDGVETITRSSDGVIVGTAMTTVPEPGHTVQLTIDSAFQQAVDRALAKNIEMINSTYNNSSSAKAAAGAVVVISTKDGSVLAASNYPSYDQNLFATQYSQYSSDPGLPLLNRALQGLYTPGSTFKPAVAVAALDSGVINRSSTVYCNGVYTYYDDYRPKCTRHGHSGNIDVITAIKWSCNIFFYDVGRRTTSDVYDAYAYKMGLGTRTGVEVNEATGRLTTKNDSNYIASLDVQAAIGQGNTVVTPVQLATYAGTLANRGVRYRTHFVKAILDTNTGKVLQETQPEVMDVIEDRGDTFDLVRQGMIGVSETVSGLKNYPVTIACKSGTPQRSETYYVGSTRKHYTNTMMVAYGPAEDAEIALGIVIEYGGGGARAGNLVADIFDAYYAMKDGSLTLDETGAGETADTTAGGQDAVPETVENNDALADDTAPAEQPAA from the coding sequence ATGAATCAAGACGAACACAAGATCATGGTGCGCCGGATGGCTGCGCTCATCGCCGTAGCCTCGGTGCTCATCGCGGTGTATGTGCTGCGGCTGATCTTTCTGCAGCTGGTCAACGGGGAGAGCTTCAAGGCGCAGGCGACCAACACCACCGACTACAACTTTACCGTCACCGCCGCCCGCGGCGACATCGTGGACAGCGCCGGACGCCGCATCGCAGCCAGCACCACCAGCTACAATGTGGTACTGAGCAAGCTGCTGATGGGGGACGAAGACCTCGACACCATGCTCCAGAAGGTCGTAGACCTGCTGGAAGCCCACGGCGAGAGCTGGAACGACTCGCTCCTCATCGGGGAGCCGGATGCGGCGGGGCACTACAGCTTCACCGCACAGGCCGACAGCACCAGCGACCAGAAGGCCCTTGCGGCCATGAAGGACTCACTGGGCTTGCAGCAGTACGCCACCGCCGACGACGTGATGGAAAAGCTGGTGGAGGATTACAAGCTGGAAAATTACTCACTCCATTGGCAGAGAGTGCTGGGCGGCATCCACTATGAGATGCAGCAGCAGGCGTTCTCTAACATCAACAACTTCGTCATGTCTGAGAATGTCAGCGAAACGACGGTGGCGACCATCAAGGAGAACAGCCTGACGCTGCCCGGCGTGGAGATCGTGGAGACCAGCACCCGCAGCTACGACGAGGGGGACATCATCCCCCATGTGCTGGGCCGCGTGGGCAAGATCACCGCCGAAAAGTGGAAGGTGACGGACGAGAACGGTCAGACCACCTACCCTCTGCGGGAAAAGGGCTATAATATGAACGACATGATCGGCGTGTCGGGCCTTGAGGCCGTCTACGAAGACGAGCTGCGGGGCAGGGACGGCGTCGAGACCATCACCCGCAGCTCGGACGGCGTCATCGTGGGGACTGCGATGACCACCGTGCCGGAGCCGGGCCATACCGTACAGCTCACCATCGACAGCGCCTTCCAGCAGGCGGTGGACAGGGCGCTGGCCAAGAACATCGAGATGATAAACAGCACCTACAACAACAGCAGCTCTGCCAAGGCTGCCGCCGGTGCGGTGGTGGTCATCAGCACGAAGGACGGCAGTGTGCTGGCCGCCTCCAACTACCCCAGCTACGACCAGAACCTCTTCGCCACCCAGTACAGCCAGTACAGCTCGGACCCGGGCCTGCCCCTGCTCAACCGCGCGTTGCAGGGCCTGTACACCCCCGGCTCCACCTTCAAGCCTGCGGTGGCGGTGGCGGCGCTGGATTCCGGCGTCATCAACCGCTCTTCCACCGTCTACTGCAACGGTGTCTATACCTATTATGACGACTACCGCCCCAAGTGTACCCGCCACGGCCACAGCGGCAACATCGACGTCATCACGGCCATCAAGTGGAGCTGCAACATCTTCTTCTACGATGTGGGCCGCCGCACCACCAGCGATGTCTACGATGCCTACGCCTACAAGATGGGCCTTGGTACCCGCACCGGCGTGGAGGTCAACGAGGCCACCGGCCGCCTGACCACAAAGAACGACTCCAACTACATCGCTTCACTGGACGTCCAGGCCGCTATCGGTCAGGGCAATACCGTCGTCACCCCCGTCCAGCTGGCGACTTACGCCGGCACGCTGGCCAACCGGGGGGTGCGCTACCGCACCCACTTCGTCAAGGCCATCCTCGACACCAACACCGGCAAAGTCCTGCAGGAGACCCAGCCCGAGGTGATGGACGTCATCGAGGACCGGGGCGACACCTTCGACCTCGTGCGGCAGGGTATGATCGGCGTGTCGGAGACGGTGTCGGGCCTGAAGAACTACCCTGTCACCATCGCCTGCAAGAGCGGCACCCCTCAGCGCAGCGAGACGTACTACGTCGGCAGCACCCGCAAGCACTACACCAACACCATGATGGTGGCCTACGGCCCGGCCGAGGACGCTGAGATCGCCCTCGGCATCGTCATCGAGTACGGCGGCGGCGGCGCCCGCGCCGGCAACCTCGTGGCCGACATCTTCGACGCCTACTACGCCATGAAGGACGGCAGCCTGACGCTGGACGAGACAGGAGCAGGCGAGACGGCTGACACGACAGCCGGCGGGCAGGATGCTGTGCCGGAGACGGTGGAAAACAACGACGCCCTTGCAGACGACACCGCTCCCGCAGAGCAGCCCGCCGCCTGA
- the mreD gene encoding rod shape-determining protein MreD: MESRRKRSRSQMLKWGCYILLLVVCTVVQTTPGLFQFGAAKPLWLLPLGLAVSALEGEFAGAIFGAVCGLMWDYTAGRTVGMLALEMMILCFGVSVIVQLYLKDTPSNFVLLAVGGALLVLAADWLFFYYMPGYAGAAERFLWAVLPSALLTAPGSWLLHRAVQRISAEFKIDNGVV; the protein is encoded by the coding sequence ATGGAATCTCGCCGCAAACGCAGCCGCAGCCAGATGCTGAAATGGGGCTGCTATATCCTCCTGCTGGTAGTCTGCACTGTAGTGCAGACCACGCCGGGGCTGTTCCAGTTCGGAGCCGCAAAGCCGCTCTGGCTGCTGCCGCTGGGTCTGGCTGTGTCCGCCCTTGAGGGCGAGTTCGCCGGGGCCATCTTCGGCGCGGTGTGCGGCCTGATGTGGGACTACACTGCCGGCCGCACGGTGGGGATGCTGGCGCTGGAAATGATGATCCTCTGCTTCGGGGTATCGGTCATCGTCCAGCTCTACCTGAAGGATACCCCTTCCAACTTCGTGCTGCTGGCTGTGGGGGGCGCACTGCTGGTGCTGGCCGCAGACTGGCTGTTTTTCTACTATATGCCGGGCTACGCAGGGGCAGCGGAGCGCTTCCTCTGGGCCGTGCTGCCGTCGGCCCTGCTCACAGCCCCGGGGAGCTGGCTGCTCCACCGCGCCGTCCAACGCATCAGCGCGGAATTCAAGATCGATAACGGCGTGGTGTGA